One window of Papaver somniferum cultivar HN1 chromosome 9, ASM357369v1, whole genome shotgun sequence genomic DNA carries:
- the LOC113311508 gene encoding subtilisin-like protease SBT5.3 encodes MGFRMKVRGRPVISSTSYVDFPATPWNYGSGHVNPTAALGPGLVYEFDSNDMVDFLCATAGANPTKIEMLTGTEITCSDPVIAVYNLNYPSIGVAHMKGEVSAIRTVTYVGRGTATFKAFTRDAPGVKVSVKPNVLRFKKPGERQSFRVHFMPSKTTNNTYIIGSLSWISGLYQVRSPIAVNVDSM; translated from the coding sequence atgggttttcgcatgaaagtgcgaggACGTCCTGTGATTTCGTCGACTTCTTATGTGGATTTTCCAGCAACGCCATGGAACTATGGATCCGGGCATGTAAATCCCACAGCAGCACTAGGTCCTGGATTGGTATATGAATTTGACTCCAATGACATGGTCGACTTCTTATGTGCTACTGCTGGCGCCAACCCAACCAAAATTGAAATGCTTACTGGAACTGAAATCACTTGTTCAGACCCTGTAATTGCGGTTTACAATTTAAACTATCCTTCAATTGGCGTAGCCCATATGAAAGGAGAAGTATCAGCTATAAGAACAGTGACATATGTTGGCCGTGGCACAGCAACTTTTAAAGCTTTTACTCGGGACGCGCCTGGTGTTAAAGTCTCAGTGAAACCAAATGTGCTAAGGTTCAAAAAACCTGGCGAAAGACAGTCATTCCGGGTTCATTTCATGCCTTCCAAAACTACGAACAATACTTATATTATCGGGTCCTTAAGTTGGATAAGTGGCTTATACCAAGTTAGAAGTCCCATTGCAGTGAATGTAGATTCAATGTAG
- the LOC113310703 gene encoding subtilisin-like protease SBT4.10, which produces MNKLIITSLALFLFTYIVSNVATSITKKHYIVYMGEHSYPDSDSVISSNHDLLASVTGSIRQAKEVAIHHYSKSFRGFSAVLTAEEAQQLRETVSVISVFESKIHQIHTTHSWDFLGVDNIPQNNANTESKSDVIVGIIDHGVWPESESFDDKGLGPVPERFKGECVAGDQFTVENCNRKIIGARFYSKGFEQAAGPLESQNETFFRSARDSNGHGTHVASIVAGSVVNNASLFGIASGTARGGMPSARLAIYKTCWPTGCMDADILAAFDDATSDGVDIISISLSSSPELFDDALSIGSFHAFKKNILVSTSAGNTGDFTTKVAPWLLTVAASSIDREFNSNIHLGNSLILKGNSINPLKMDKFYPVMFAEDAAAAGVRAGKASSCKNGTLDHKLIKGKIVVCNGGGGGKGAQVLRDGGGVGMILLINPLAGINDFSLQYVIPTTVLDTNELQALLDYVDLSPYPTARISPTMTILNTSRAPKMAVFSSVGPNTITPHIIKPDITAPGVRILAAWSPVSIKSTGGRPVDYNVKSGTSMACPHASGIAAMIKSYHPSWSPSAIKSAIMTTANVMDDTNRPILESATDSPASPFNYGSGHVNPMAALDPGLVYEYDSNDIIDFLCATPGTNPTQIEMLAGTEITCSNPPIPTYNLNYPSIGVAFKNGKVAVIRTVTYVGHGPATFKAFTQKPYGVKVAVKPNVLKFKKTGERKSFRVHFKPFKTTNNTFVTGSLSWISGLYKVTSPIAVNVVSV; this is translated from the exons ATGAATAAGTTGATTATTACAAGTCTTGCACTTTTCTTGTTCACATATATTGTCTCTAATGTAGCCACTTCCATAACAAAGAAG CACTATATAGTATATATGGGAGAGCACTCTTACCCGGATTCAGATTCGGTTATATCATCCAACCATGATTTATTGGCCTCAGTTACTGGCAG TATTCGTCAAGCGAAAGAAGTAGCAATTCACCATTACAGTAAGAGCTTTAGAGGCTTCTCAGCGGTACTTACAGCCGAAGAAGCACAACAACTACGCG AAACAGTATCAGTTATTTCAGTTTTTGAAAGTAAGATTCACCAAATCCATACTACTCATTCTTGGGATTTCCTTGGGGTCGATAATATTCCACAAAATAATGCAAATACTGAATCCAAATCAGACGTGATCGTTGGCAtcattgatcatg GAGTTTGGCCTGAGTCAGAGAGCTTCGATGATAAAGGACTAGGGCCTGTACCCGAGAGATTCAAAGGAGAATGTGTTGCTGGAGATCAGTTCACAGTTGAGAACTGCAACAG GAAGATAATCGGTGCTCGGTTTTACTCTAAAGGATTTGAACAAGCTGCAGGACCTCTTGAGTCTCAAAATGAAACGTTTTTCCGGTCCGCACGTGATAGCAATGGCCATGGAACTCATGTTGCATCAATAGTTGCTGGTTCAGTTGTCAATAATGCGAGTTTATTTGGTATTGCAAGTGGAACTGCAAGGGGTGGCATGCCGAGTGCCAGACTTGCCATATACAAAACGTGTTGGCCAACTGGTTGTATGGACGCCGACATTTTAGCAGCTTTTGATGATGCCACTAGTGATGGGGTTGATATCATTTCCATCTCTCTAAGCTCTTCTCCAGAACTCTTTGATGATGCCTTGTCAATAGGATCTTTCCATGCAttcaagaaaaatattcttgtttcTACTTCAGCGGGAAATACAGGTGATTTTACAACAAAAGTCGCTCCTTGGCTCTTAACTGTCGCTGCTAGCTCTATCGACCGGGAATTTAATTCCAACATCCACCTTGGGAATTCACTTATTTTGAAG GGAAACTCTATAAACCCATTAAAAATGGATAAATTTTATCCGGTAATGTTTGCTGAAGATGCCGCTGCTGCAGGTGTTAGAGCAGGAAAAGCAAG CTCATGCAAGAACGGCACTCTAGACCATAAGTTGATCAAGGGTAAGATAGTGGTGTGTAATGGAGGTGGGGGTGGTAAGGGAGCGCAAGTTttaagagatggtggtggtgttggaatGATACTTTTGATCAACCCTTTAGCTGGAATAAATGATTTCAGCTTGCAATACGTCATTCCAACTACTGTTCTTGACACAAATGAATTACAAGCTCTTCTTGATTACGTGGACTTATCACC GTACCCAACCGCCAGAATATCCCCAACGATGACAATTCTCAACACCAGTCGTGCACCAAAAATGGCAGTATTTTCTTCAGTTGGACCAAATACTATCACTCCTCACATTATCAAA CCTGACATTACAGCACCTGGTGTGAGGATATTGGCAGCATGGTCTCCAGTAAGTATTAAATCGACTGGAGGACGACCCGTTGACTATAATGTTAAGTCAGGCACGTCGATGGCCTGCCCGCATGCTTCAGGAATTGCCGCTATGATAAAAAGCTACCACCCTTCGTGGAGTCCATCAGCTATTAAATCTGCCATAATGACTACAG CTAATGTGATGGACGATACTAATAGACCCATATTGGAAAGTGCAACTGATTCTCCAGCGTCACCATTCAACTACGGATCCGGGCATGTAAATCCCATGGCAGCACTAGATCCTGGTTTGGTATATGAATATGACTCCAATGACATAATCGACTTCTTATGTGCTACTCCTGGCACCAACCCAACACAAATTGAAATGCTCGCTGGAACAGAAATCACTTGTTCAAACCCACCAATTCCCACTTACAATTTAAACTATCCATCAATTGGTGTAGCCTTTAAGAACGGAAAAGTAGCGGTTATAAGAACAGTAACATATGTTGGTCATGGCCCAGCAACTTTCAAAGCTTTTACTCAGAAACCATATGGGGTTAAAGTCGCAGTGAAACCAAATGTGCTCAAGTTCAAAAAAACTGGTGAAAGGAAGTCATTCCGGGTTCATTTCAAGCCTTTCAAAACTACTAACAATACTTTTGTTACCGGATCCTTAAGTTGGATAAGTGGTTTATACAAAGTTACAAGTCCCATTGCGGTTAACGTAGTATCAGTCTAA
- the LOC113311509 gene encoding uncharacterized protein LOC113311509, with protein MEQVIVVGLDDSEQSYYALEETIGYYQKQEKSENRMINKERQKWENGSELFPEYKFKIVVVHAKHRPNGQEDLQDQVDILEKRSEKIINRAKEICSSRSVANVQMEVIEGEPGPVLCDATMKHKAKKLVVGCRGLGSLSLSEDKKWVGLGSVSFYCVTNCKSSRPEVMRKVQINNSAYELASQM; from the exons ATGGAACAAGTGATTGTAGTCGGTTTAGATGATAGCGAACAAAGTTATTACGCTCTTGAAGAAACTATTGGTTACTATCAAAAGCAAGAGAAATCAGAAAATAGGATGATTAACAAAGAAAGACAAAAGTGGGAAAACGGCAGCGAATTGTTTCCAGAATATAAATTCAAGATCGTTGTTGTTCATGCAAAACATAGACCTAACG GCCAAGAAGATTTGCAAGATCAGGTGGATATTCTTGAAAAGAGATCGGAAAAAATAATCAATAGGGCCAAAGAGATATGCAGCAGTCGATCG GTTGCGAATGTGCAAATGGAAGTAATTGAGGGCGAACCAGGGCCTGTATTGTGTGATGCTACAATGAAACACAAGGCAAAGAAATTGGTCGTGGGGTGTCGAGGTTTGGGGAGCTTATCGTTGTCGGAGGATAAGAAATG GGTCGGCTTAGGAAGCGTTAGTTTCTACTGTGTAACTAACTGTAAATCTAGCAGGCCAGAGGTTATGCGGAAGGTTCAGATCAACAACTCAGCATACGAGCTGGCTAGCCAGATGTAA